Proteins co-encoded in one Spirosoma endbachense genomic window:
- a CDS encoding antitoxin Xre-like helix-turn-helix domain-containing protein: MATPVHQAASSSRSSPFGVINSSRQGVLRSQVDEVAALVGLTDREMAYALNMTPRNLHRLKDEQRFSVDASERLLLLKNLLIHALHTFEGRKVTVLQWLRTPIRELASQAPLQLLDTVTGFGLADDVLGRLDYGLPA, translated from the coding sequence ATGGCAACTCCAGTTCACCAAGCTGCAAGCTCTAGTCGTTCTTCGCCCTTTGGGGTGATTAATTCTTCCCGCCAGGGAGTCCTGCGTTCTCAAGTTGATGAGGTGGCTGCCCTAGTCGGATTAACCGATCGGGAAATGGCGTATGCCCTTAATATGACACCCCGTAATTTACACCGGCTTAAGGATGAGCAACGCTTTAGCGTAGATGCCTCCGAGCGCCTGCTTTTACTGAAGAATCTATTAATACATGCCCTGCATACATTTGAGGGACGCAAAGTAACTGTTTTGCAATGGCTACGAACACCCATTCGGGAATTGGCCAGCCAAGCCCCTCTTCAATTACTCGACACGGTGACTGGCTTTGGTTTAGCCGATGATGTGTTGGGTCGCTTAGATTATGGTTTGCCAGCCTGA
- a CDS encoding RES family NAD+ phosphorylase has translation MSLLYRIIRDKYRQEPLSAVGSRLFGGRWNPKGVGVLYATSTPELGLVETLAHAPAVRYEDLPTYWVFSLEVPDDIRYYKRDELPDYWQDETYERTQTWLKDWLAVPDQLGVAVPSVLVPLSYNVLLHPAHRLFEKIQIVGQEIQPVDRRLWRLPT, from the coding sequence ATGAGCCTTCTTTATCGCATCATCCGGGACAAATATCGGCAGGAACCCCTATCGGCGGTGGGGAGTCGGTTATTCGGTGGCCGCTGGAATCCCAAAGGTGTCGGTGTGTTGTACGCTACATCAACACCTGAGTTGGGCTTAGTCGAAACGTTAGCCCACGCGCCAGCAGTTCGCTATGAGGACTTACCTACTTATTGGGTGTTTTCTTTAGAAGTGCCCGATGACATCCGTTATTATAAGCGGGATGAATTACCTGATTATTGGCAAGACGAAACCTACGAGCGAACCCAAACTTGGTTGAAAGACTGGTTAGCAGTACCCGACCAGTTAGGGGTTGCTGTACCCTCTGTGTTAGTACCCCTATCTTATAATGTGCTTTTGCACCCGGCACACCGTTTATTTGAAAAGATTCAAATTGTGGGCCAAGAAATTCAGCCTGTTGACCGACGGCTTTGGCGCTTGCCAACTTAG
- a CDS encoding AAA family ATPase — protein sequence MINQEKLVRFLRSKPALNLSQIEKEAGIPSKTLHKALSDQKDIPAKHLPALDEAVRKYGYSEALFDKAKVISIVNHKGGVGKTTTTINVGKALSLLGNRVLLVDMDSQGNLSQCFGIHSPDEQVIDALLTGTDLPMVEISPSLFLSPSDIRMAYRESELANSIGADRRLALKLEDERDKFDYILIDCPPSLGICTTCSLVASNYCVVPIQPEASAYHGVESLFNRIAEVRKYINPTLSVKGIVFTMVHKNQSIHKSMMTHIRDTYRNFPIYEAIIEVSTVIKQSQVAKEDLYTYSNKSVSWQQYHHLATEIMTI from the coding sequence ATGATTAACCAGGAAAAACTAGTTCGGTTCCTGCGTTCTAAACCCGCCTTAAATCTGTCTCAGATTGAAAAGGAAGCGGGTATTCCATCCAAGACGCTACACAAAGCCCTATCCGATCAAAAAGACATCCCGGCGAAACACTTGCCTGCTTTAGACGAAGCGGTACGAAAGTATGGCTATTCAGAAGCCCTTTTTGATAAAGCCAAAGTGATTTCGATTGTGAATCACAAAGGCGGAGTGGGTAAAACGACAACGACTATCAACGTGGGTAAAGCCTTAAGTTTACTTGGAAATCGGGTGTTACTCGTTGATATGGATTCACAGGGGAATTTATCCCAGTGCTTTGGTATCCATAGCCCGGATGAACAAGTAATTGATGCCTTACTAACAGGGACAGACCTACCTATGGTTGAAATTTCCCCTAGTTTATTTCTTTCCCCTTCCGACATACGAATGGCGTATCGGGAATCCGAATTAGCTAATTCTATTGGAGCAGACCGGCGATTAGCTTTAAAACTGGAAGATGAACGGGACAAGTTTGATTATATTCTCATTGATTGCCCGCCTAGCTTGGGAATTTGTACAACCTGCTCGCTCGTAGCATCGAATTATTGCGTAGTGCCGATTCAACCCGAGGCCAGTGCCTACCACGGCGTAGAAAGCCTGTTTAATCGAATAGCTGAGGTTCGCAAATACATTAATCCTACTTTGTCAGTGAAAGGAATTGTGTTTACGATGGTGCATAAGAATCAGAGTATTCATAAAAGCATGATGACTCATATTCGGGATACCTACCGAAATTTTCCCATTTACGAAGCGATCATTGAGGTATCCACGGTCATTAAGCAATCCCAGGTTGCCAAGGAAGATTTATATACGTACTCAAACAAGTCGGTCTCCTGGCAACAGTACCACCATCTTGCCACTGAAATAATGACAATCTGA
- a CDS encoding RNA polymerase sigma-70 factor has translation MIQLNSQSDGDTSQRLIIERAVDEGKGEPPVPLLNDELFIKKALELDYQKGVELLYRRYFQPLCSHAIKFVGGQAIAEDLVSDVFYTVYKDRVFTNIATSYRFYLFRAVRNRAYNFLKWELSRQEPLGVWHDVATAESQQPDAMSQFDELYQVVQQAINSLPVDRRRIYLMNRFEGKRYQEIADELTLSVKTVEVQLYRANKFIRSLLKEKWLLVFVFMLTN, from the coding sequence ATGATTCAGTTGAACAGTCAATCTGACGGTGATACATCTCAACGACTCATTATCGAACGAGCCGTCGATGAAGGGAAAGGTGAGCCACCAGTCCCTCTACTGAATGATGAACTATTTATTAAAAAAGCACTGGAGCTGGATTATCAGAAAGGGGTTGAGCTGTTATACCGACGGTATTTTCAGCCGCTATGCAGTCACGCAATAAAATTTGTGGGCGGACAAGCCATTGCGGAAGACCTGGTTTCGGATGTTTTTTATACGGTTTATAAGGATCGGGTTTTTACCAATATCGCCACTTCGTACCGCTTTTATCTCTTCCGCGCTGTTCGAAATCGGGCTTATAACTTCCTAAAATGGGAGTTAAGCCGGCAGGAGCCACTGGGTGTATGGCACGATGTTGCCACGGCCGAAAGCCAGCAACCTGACGCTATGAGTCAATTTGATGAACTCTATCAGGTTGTGCAACAAGCTATAAATTCGTTACCCGTTGATCGACGCCGGATTTATTTGATGAATCGCTTTGAGGGGAAACGGTATCAGGAAATTGCGGATGAATTGACCCTGTCCGTCAAAACCGTTGAAGTACAACTCTACCGTGCCAATAAATTCATCCGGTCCTTGCTGAAAGAAAAATGGCTGCTGGTGTTTGTATTTATGCTGACTAACTAA
- a CDS encoding toprim domain-containing protein, which translates to MTKFDELKKRFPNLIPVQELRSNVSIVELAIHYGYLPKLHKGKTRPVLEHVVYNDVILIKNAQDASQQVYQRLGNFADSGTIINFIRNRLSTVFSSFNKSGEDEFRNIVSVLYDYLRVDPSQVNLNRQATDQLVERKPKSVFSLDLFELRPLEKDNYLKTRHISLKTINSPEFIDKIATQITYFDPQKHQIVDFTTIKDNPQHKYILFSNVAFPYYDGVSTEVTGLEIRNDNVKLHAPGSDKTSSVFVSNLPPKAEQFFILESAIDALSHKQLRNLRGDTKFNSVYFSTGGHLTSEQVNTITKYIDTSAKVYTWKINLAFDNDVKGFAYDLQFIQQLLATKFPIRSVSVGKYKIGLALPTHETYRAFREDLLNRIKAYNEMILGQSSISLNANATELTDLLISIDQTTDQLVLSLPEANLPLSYFTKSLLELSGLNKRICINKSTSKDFNQDLQQEILTTSGLGN; encoded by the coding sequence ATGACAAAATTTGACGAGCTAAAGAAACGATTCCCGAATCTGATTCCCGTTCAGGAACTGCGGTCAAACGTGTCTATCGTCGAACTGGCCATTCACTATGGCTACTTACCGAAGCTGCATAAAGGCAAGACACGTCCTGTTCTGGAACATGTTGTCTACAACGATGTAATCCTCATCAAGAATGCACAGGATGCCAGTCAACAGGTCTATCAGCGTCTTGGCAACTTCGCCGATTCTGGGACGATTATTAATTTCATTCGCAATAGATTATCAACTGTCTTTTCTAGCTTTAACAAATCCGGTGAGGATGAATTTAGAAATATTGTAAGTGTTCTTTACGATTATTTACGCGTTGACCCAAGTCAAGTTAATCTAAACAGACAAGCGACCGACCAGCTAGTTGAGAGGAAGCCTAAGTCAGTCTTTTCCTTAGACTTATTTGAACTTAGGCCACTGGAAAAAGACAACTATTTAAAAACTCGTCATATCAGTTTAAAAACTATTAATAGCCCTGAGTTTATTGATAAAATCGCTACCCAAATCACGTATTTTGATCCACAAAAACATCAAATAGTAGACTTTACGACCATAAAAGACAATCCTCAGCACAAGTACATTCTGTTTTCAAATGTTGCCTTTCCGTATTACGATGGCGTATCAACGGAAGTGACTGGTTTAGAGATTCGTAATGATAATGTGAAACTGCACGCACCGGGTAGCGATAAGACATCTAGCGTCTTTGTATCGAATCTGCCCCCGAAAGCGGAGCAATTTTTTATTCTGGAAAGCGCCATTGATGCTCTTTCACATAAGCAGTTACGGAATCTACGCGGAGATACTAAATTTAACTCGGTGTATTTTTCAACAGGTGGCCATCTTACATCCGAGCAGGTCAACACCATAACCAAGTATATCGACACAAGCGCTAAAGTATACACCTGGAAAATTAACCTAGCGTTTGATAATGATGTAAAAGGCTTTGCGTATGATCTGCAATTCATTCAACAATTATTGGCCACTAAATTCCCGATTCGTTCTGTATCTGTGGGAAAATATAAGATTGGCTTGGCATTACCTACTCATGAAACCTATAGAGCCTTCCGAGAAGATTTACTTAATCGTATTAAAGCCTATAATGAAATGATTTTGGGCCAATCGTCCATATCACTTAACGCCAATGCAACCGAGTTAACTGATTTGTTAATTTCTATTGACCAAACCACAGATCAACTAGTGCTCAGTCTTCCCGAAGCTAATTTACCTCTCTCCTATTTCACCAAAAGCTTATTAGAGCTAAGTGGGCTTAACAAACGAATTTGTATTAACAAATCGACTTCAAAAGACTTCAACCAGGATCTACAACAGGAAATTCTAACAACTTCTGGTCTAGGGAATTGA
- a CDS encoding Ig-like domain-containing protein codes for MKLFPAITQVRWLQRADHVTNVLEVSVLVESGLPFRKVYRRIASLALVVVLLVSQLGFATNPTVRLNTPGNKAAFMVNTTITLRATAFDAEGKNTISKVEFYSGTNKLGEGTVDTVNNNFKGENVPYSFTWTATSTPGTYQISAKVIAGGATVPSSNTATVTFHPTTITSNKIYYVQPGAAASGTGTQSSPFLTIQQAADLTLPGDKVYLLNPINSTTYFNNTVVIRRTGRNGYPIIYTHAPGNDPLITFDGWNAFSLVDGASYIEINDLRIQGNNDNITIAQAQNQPGGCNNLTGTPEGKFNGNGLSASGRRRESAAFPHHIKFVGNEVFDCGGGGISAIECDYITIDENTVYDNSWDTIYGSSGISILTSRNIDSNTGYRNFIRKNKSYGNHLYVNWIAAPCAITDGNGIIIDSNKDYAYTGRTLVSNNVVWNNGGSGIHSFKSQHVDLFNNTAYQNSQSAEPVGELYASYSTDINIFNNIIYTILNERANTTNNNSAVNYDYNLYYNTPNNSTTIPGRGPHDIYGANPQFVNPTLTATADFRLNPASPALNVGNSTSGQYAVDDIAGVTRPKGGVVDIGAFEANVPAIPSNFTQSNLQPTQVTFTWIDNATNETGFVLEKRVLPNGSYTTVVSPGVNATTATDNQILKGTSYRYRLASKNASGPSGYVYTDVTTPGARLSAEGSTELTESEGYFTISPNPVESQLIVIAMSYQTVPTIQLVTADGRLVSVKIETPDSGHILVRPLKHLATGTYIVTVKTDIVSQSKRVLIP; via the coding sequence ATGAAACTTTTCCCTGCAATCACGCAAGTTCGTTGGTTACAACGGGCAGATCACGTTACCAACGTTCTGGAAGTCAGTGTGCTAGTCGAATCTGGTTTGCCTTTCCGAAAAGTCTACAGACGAATTGCTTCATTGGCCCTTGTGGTGGTTTTACTTGTATCTCAGCTCGGCTTCGCTACCAATCCGACTGTCCGGCTGAATACACCGGGAAACAAGGCCGCTTTTATGGTGAATACGACCATTACCCTGCGGGCTACTGCTTTCGATGCGGAGGGGAAAAATACAATTTCTAAGGTTGAATTCTACTCGGGGACTAACAAACTGGGCGAGGGTACGGTCGATACAGTGAATAATAACTTTAAAGGCGAAAATGTCCCCTATAGCTTCACCTGGACGGCTACTAGCACCCCGGGTACATACCAAATTAGTGCGAAGGTGATTGCGGGTGGGGCAACTGTACCCTCCAGTAATACCGCTACGGTAACGTTTCACCCCACTACGATCACAAGTAACAAGATATACTACGTGCAGCCAGGAGCCGCTGCCAGTGGAACGGGTACACAATCGTCGCCCTTTCTGACAATTCAGCAAGCCGCCGATCTGACCCTGCCCGGTGATAAAGTCTACCTGCTGAATCCTATCAATTCGACGACTTATTTCAACAATACGGTGGTGATTCGGCGAACTGGACGAAATGGGTATCCCATTATCTATACCCACGCGCCGGGAAACGACCCGCTGATTACATTCGACGGATGGAATGCTTTTAGCCTGGTAGATGGTGCTTCTTATATAGAAATCAACGATTTACGAATACAGGGGAATAACGATAATATTACGATCGCCCAAGCGCAGAATCAGCCAGGCGGTTGCAATAACCTCACGGGTACTCCCGAAGGCAAGTTCAATGGTAACGGCCTGTCTGCGTCTGGACGCCGGAGAGAAAGCGCGGCTTTTCCGCATCACATTAAATTTGTTGGCAATGAAGTCTTCGATTGTGGGGGAGGGGGTATCTCCGCGATTGAGTGCGACTACATTACCATTGATGAGAATACAGTCTATGACAACTCGTGGGATACGATTTACGGAAGCAGCGGCATTTCGATACTGACCAGCCGGAATATCGACTCGAATACAGGGTATCGAAATTTTATTCGCAAGAACAAGTCGTATGGTAACCACCTGTATGTGAACTGGATTGCCGCCCCCTGTGCCATTACGGATGGCAATGGTATCATCATCGACTCGAACAAAGATTATGCGTATACAGGCCGTACATTGGTGAGTAACAACGTAGTCTGGAATAATGGGGGCTCAGGCATTCATAGCTTTAAAAGCCAGCACGTTGATCTGTTCAATAACACAGCTTACCAGAACTCGCAGAGTGCAGAACCGGTTGGCGAACTCTATGCCAGCTATTCCACAGATATCAATATCTTCAATAACATCATTTATACCATTCTGAATGAGCGCGCTAATACGACCAATAATAATTCGGCAGTAAATTATGATTACAATCTTTATTATAACACTCCCAATAACTCGACGACGATTCCGGGCCGTGGGCCCCATGACATCTATGGGGCCAATCCCCAATTTGTGAACCCCACCCTAACCGCAACCGCCGATTTTCGATTGAATCCCGCCAGCCCGGCCCTGAACGTAGGTAATAGTACGTCAGGGCAATATGCTGTGGATGACATTGCGGGGGTGACCAGGCCGAAAGGGGGCGTAGTCGATATAGGCGCCTTTGAAGCGAATGTACCCGCCATACCGTCGAATTTCACACAATCCAACCTTCAGCCAACCCAGGTCACGTTCACCTGGATCGACAATGCCACAAATGAAACGGGGTTTGTACTCGAAAAAAGAGTATTGCCTAACGGCAGTTACACGACAGTGGTAAGTCCGGGGGTAAATGCTACCACGGCTACAGACAACCAGATTCTTAAGGGAACATCATACCGGTATCGGCTGGCTTCAAAAAACGCCAGTGGGCCGTCTGGGTATGTCTATACAGATGTTACGACTCCAGGTGCCCGATTGTCGGCAGAGGGCAGCACGGAGCTAACAGAATCGGAAGGCTATTTCACCATTAGCCCAAATCCAGTTGAAAGTCAGCTAATTGTGATTGCAATGAGTTATCAAACAGTACCAACCATTCAGCTGGTAACTGCTGATGGCAGGTTAGTTTCAGTAAAGATTGAAACGCCCGATTCAGGTCATATTTTGGTGCGTCCCCTTAAGCATTTGGCAACGGGGACTTACATAGTGACAGTAAAGACAGATATAGTTTCCCAATCCAAACGTGTACTTATTCCCTGA
- a CDS encoding Fic family protein, translating into MNTSLTLPQLVEQFSKVTATKANDVSGILQTYHSIGIEGGTLTLLEIQNLLQKGIRLTDKSLADQLGIVDHHNALQQVLTIANEHIPLNRTIIQGVASTLMCHTGGPIYSLLSQYDTSQGELRIDDKTVGRRILVDFHKLPRALDNLLKEVNTTITQLRTPRQIYDLSFTAHFQLLTLHPFGAGNGMVARLLMNYIQQFHQLPLSLVHVDSRIPYLNSLDASWRQKSPTPIVSFMHSQLVRLIQECIEQH; encoded by the coding sequence ATGAATACTAGCCTTACCCTGCCTCAATTGGTTGAGCAGTTTAGTAAAGTAACAGCTACTAAAGCCAACGACGTATCAGGGATTCTACAGACTTATCATTCAATTGGTATTGAAGGGGGAACATTAACACTACTCGAAATTCAGAATTTACTTCAAAAAGGAATCAGACTTACCGACAAGTCACTAGCTGATCAGTTGGGGATTGTCGATCATCATAATGCCCTTCAGCAAGTATTAACTATAGCGAATGAGCACATTCCTTTAAACCGCACCATTATTCAGGGTGTAGCCTCCACGCTGATGTGCCATACGGGCGGTCCTATTTACTCTTTATTGAGTCAGTATGACACCAGCCAAGGAGAACTTCGGATTGATGATAAAACGGTGGGAAGGCGGATACTAGTTGATTTTCATAAACTGCCTAGGGCATTGGATAATCTATTGAAGGAAGTTAATACAACCATTACACAGTTGAGAACACCCCGACAGATATACGATCTATCATTTACAGCTCACTTTCAACTCTTAACGCTTCATCCCTTTGGGGCGGGCAACGGTATGGTGGCTCGGTTACTTATGAATTACATTCAGCAGTTTCATCAACTACCACTAAGTTTAGTTCATGTTGATAGCCGAATCCCTTATCTAAATTCGTTAGATGCCAGTTGGCGACAGAAATCACCAACTCCCATTGTGAGTTTTATGCATAGCCAACTAGTGAGACTTATACAGGAATGTATTGAACAGCATTAG
- a CDS encoding ParB N-terminal domain-containing protein, translating to MKKDFMSSMREKTSTLPTSLLSTEENIKSQIQVLDQLRDLIPPLAEEEYSQLQQNILKHGVKDPLTVWETTSTVVNFDEENRPVYILIDGHNRYRISQEHKLDYRINLLRFTSLDEAKDYMIDFQLGRRNLSTEQIAYLRGLRYLQQKTVRGGNKVSTTPIVDVSIALGEEYGVSSRTIKRDGDFAAGLNKLNPEQKQEILSGKKKIARSAIEAIAKSNSVESNAIVDDANLSVKTSQKTVGEDRIKKLETAIRELAAGTLSRKSCERILQKTNELLAILQAK from the coding sequence ATGAAAAAGGACTTCATGAGTTCGATGCGCGAGAAGACCTCTACCCTACCGACATCCCTTTTATCGACCGAGGAAAATATAAAGAGCCAGATTCAGGTCCTTGACCAGCTTCGCGATTTAATTCCGCCCCTCGCTGAGGAGGAATATAGTCAACTTCAGCAAAATATACTCAAACACGGGGTAAAAGATCCGTTGACCGTTTGGGAAACGACATCCACAGTAGTAAACTTTGATGAGGAAAATCGGCCGGTTTACATCCTTATTGACGGGCACAATCGGTACCGAATCAGTCAGGAGCATAAATTGGATTACCGGATTAACCTGCTTCGATTTACCAGCTTAGACGAGGCCAAGGATTACATGATCGATTTTCAGTTAGGAAGACGCAATCTTTCAACTGAGCAAATCGCTTACCTAAGGGGTTTACGGTATCTACAACAAAAGACTGTTCGGGGTGGAAATAAAGTATCAACTACTCCTATAGTTGATGTTTCTATTGCGCTTGGGGAAGAGTATGGTGTTAGTAGTCGTACCATTAAGCGGGATGGGGATTTTGCCGCAGGTTTAAACAAGCTAAACCCTGAGCAAAAACAGGAGATTCTATCGGGAAAGAAAAAGATCGCTCGATCAGCTATTGAAGCGATAGCCAAATCTAATTCAGTTGAATCCAATGCAATAGTAGACGATGCGAACTTATCAGTTAAAACAAGTCAAAAAACAGTAGGGGAGGACCGCATAAAAAAACTTGAAACTGCGATTCGAGAATTAGCTGCTGGAACACTTTCTCGTAAATCTTGCGAACGTATCCTACAGAAAACCAATGAATTACTTGCCATTTTACAAGCAAAGTGA
- a CDS encoding UxaA family hydrolase, protein MKSTPPCLRLNCGGPSTGNIKDGLITDAIKSAEAAKKEDQPPLPTY, encoded by the coding sequence ATGAAGTCGACACCTCCGTGTCTTCGACTGAATTGCGGTGGTCCTTCGACAGGCAACATTAAAGATGGTCTCATAACCGATGCCATCAAATCAGCCGAAGCAGCAAAAAAGGAGGATCAGCCCCCATTACCGACGTATTGA
- a CDS encoding FecR family protein codes for MKSTITKELVVDYLSGKASALQKQLIDEWVLVEENEEQFYAWLEEYEVTHPEYSANVEGAITNYHRFVEQIDAKDVAQPVTISTKKIDRVSYTTNWFHWSIAASFLLFILTIGYLKKEAWYYQTYSTAFGETKSVTLPDGSQVTLNANSSLRLPRWGFTKINRQVFLLGEASFSVKHTATHQPFVVQTNRKFNVVVLGTEFSVFARERKAKIVLSKGKVQLTIQVGPVIQKMMMKPGDLITLDSQNHAQLTTTAQPEMHTAWRGHRYTFDGTTLQEIIYLLAENYGITAQVADKSLLSLTLSGSFTADNADQLAEVVDDVLGLQSTRQDNRMVISQRKP; via the coding sequence ATGAAGTCAACCATAACTAAAGAACTCGTCGTCGATTATTTGTCAGGTAAGGCTTCTGCCTTACAAAAACAACTAATTGATGAATGGGTGCTTGTTGAAGAAAACGAAGAGCAGTTTTATGCCTGGCTGGAAGAATATGAAGTAACTCATCCTGAATACAGTGCCAATGTGGAGGGGGCTATTACGAACTATCACCGTTTTGTTGAACAGATTGACGCTAAAGACGTTGCCCAACCTGTAACGATCAGTACGAAAAAAATCGATCGGGTATCATACACCACCAACTGGTTTCATTGGTCGATTGCCGCTTCTTTTTTGCTATTCATACTAACCATTGGCTACCTAAAAAAAGAGGCTTGGTATTATCAAACGTATAGCACTGCATTTGGGGAAACAAAATCGGTTACGTTGCCTGATGGTAGTCAAGTTACCCTGAATGCAAATTCATCGCTTCGGTTGCCGCGCTGGGGTTTTACGAAAATCAACAGGCAGGTTTTTTTACTGGGTGAAGCTTCCTTTTCCGTAAAGCATACTGCTACGCATCAACCGTTTGTTGTTCAAACCAACCGAAAATTTAACGTGGTTGTGCTGGGGACCGAATTTTCGGTATTTGCCCGTGAGCGAAAAGCAAAAATCGTTTTAAGTAAAGGCAAAGTTCAGTTGACTATTCAGGTTGGACCTGTTATCCAGAAAATGATGATGAAGCCGGGTGATTTAATAACCCTTGATAGTCAGAATCATGCCCAGCTTACAACAACCGCTCAACCCGAAATGCATACAGCATGGCGTGGGCATCGCTATACTTTCGATGGAACCACCCTACAGGAAATTATTTACCTACTGGCGGAGAATTATGGCATAACGGCACAGGTGGCTGATAAATCCTTGTTGTCGCTAACATTGTCAGGCTCATTTACAGCTGATAACGCCGACCAGTTAGCAGAAGTAGTCGACGACGTTTTAGGTCTGCAAAGTACCCGTCAGGATAACCGCATGGTGATTTCTCAACGTAAACCATAG